In a genomic window of Magnolia sinica isolate HGM2019 chromosome 16, MsV1, whole genome shotgun sequence:
- the LOC131228803 gene encoding uncharacterized protein LOC131228803: MAKMMRSLGYSDAQKVIPTTYALEGEANIWWKGVLRKVPSNYEWTWTKFKKRFNEKYFPPCFRYEKISEFLKLKQGNTTVLQYEARFDELSRYIPKAIEDEEYKLEKFKEGLRPEIQSRLCTFDFTNFADIVDKAMRIEDSDCRAKTRALIRGLASKAKTAPIASRMAKERMKLMSHLTHSSGQDKLCDYCGRSGHFLK, from the coding sequence ATGGCCAAGATGATGAGATCGTTGGGTTATTCGGATGCTCAAAAGGTTATTCCCACCACTTATGCCTTGGAAGGCGAGGCTAATATATGGTGGAAAGGCGTGCTAAGAAAAGTCCCATCTAATTATGAGTGGACCTGGACTAAGTTTAAGAAAAGGTTTAATGAAAAATACTTTCCTCCATGCTTTCGTTATGAGAAAATATCTGAGTTTCTCAAATTGAAACAAGGGAATACGACTGTGCTGCAATATGAAGCGCGTTTCGATGAATTGTCACGATATATACCAAAGGCTATTGAGGACGAGGAATATAAATTGGAAAAGTTTAAGGAAGGTCTCCGACCTGAAATTCAGTCGAGATTGTGCACCTTCGACTTTACTAACTTTGCTGATATCGTGGACAAAGCCATGCGAATAGAGGACTCCGACTGTAGGGCCAAAACACGTGCCCTTATTCGAGGTTTGGCAAGTAAAGCCAAGACGGCACCAATTGCATCTCGTATGGCTAAAGAGAGGATGAAACTAATGTCTCACCTAACTCATTCTTCGGGTCAGGATAAGCTTTGTGACTATTGTGGAAGGTCAGGTCACTTCTTGAAGTAG